AGAAAAAGAGAATCCAGCTTACAATGCGTGGAATTTCACAATAAAAAATAAGAAGAAAAAACTAAAAAATGTTTTTAAACGGAAACAATTGTCAACTTTAAATAAAAATAGGTTGACAATTGTTTTCTTTTTTTTTATACTGTCAACGTATTGTTGTTTGCTAAAGATTAGTTGAAGCAATCAATATATTCATGAATGAAGTGGATGAATAGTTATTACGAATGGGAGGCATAAAAATATGCAAAAATCAAAAATTTCAGTTCAGGATATCTGTAGTATTGCAATCATGACAGCGATTACTGTAGTGATGGCACAGATTTCAATTCCAATGCCAATGGGTGTACCAATGACGATGCAGACATTTGCTATTACACTGGCCGGAGTTATTCTTGGTTCGAAAAAGGGCGGTCTGTCAATTCTTGTTTACGTTTTACTCGGAGCAATCGGTGTACCGGTATTTGCAGGATTTTCAGGTGGAGTTCAGAACCTGATCGGACCTACAGGCGGATTTATTATTTCATTTCCAATTATGGCTTATGTCATTGGTCTTGGTGTTGAACACCGTAAGAAAAAAGGAATGTTCGTATTGATGCTTATCCTTGGAACAGTTTTGAATTATGTGGTTGGTGTAGCAATGTTCTGCATTATCATGAACAGCTCTGTTATGACAGGAATTACAGCCTGCGTACTTCCATTTATTCCAACTGCAATTATTAAAGC
This Ruminococcus hominis DNA region includes the following protein-coding sequences:
- a CDS encoding biotin transporter BioY, with the protein product MQKSKISVQDICSIAIMTAITVVMAQISIPMPMGVPMTMQTFAITLAGVILGSKKGGLSILVYVLLGAIGVPVFAGFSGGVQNLIGPTGGFIISFPIMAYVIGLGVEHRKKKGMFVLMLILGTVLNYVVGVAMFCIIMNSSVMTGITACVLPFIPTAIIKAVVAALLGLQIRSRLGAALQWA